From a single Gimesia fumaroli genomic region:
- a CDS encoding DUF6435 family protein, translating to MFGWLRRDPKKKLELQYAQKLEAARDAQRNGDIQSFATLTSEAEEILKQIDRLAEAIS from the coding sequence ATGTTTGGCTGGTTGCGTCGTGACCCGAAGAAGAAACTGGAACTTCAGTACGCTCAGAAACTGGAAGCGGCCCGCGATGCGCAGCGGAATGGGGATATCCAGAGTTTTGCCACACTCACTTCCGAGGCGGAGGAAATTTTAAAACAAATCGATCGACTGGCAGAGGCGATTAGCTAA
- a CDS encoding transporter substrate-binding domain-containing protein encodes MKPFRRGFLTFLSVLILLGGMGASSYAQAEKSIKKYVVATREVPPFAMKGEHGEWIGITIELLREVKSELQNDSEQEIQFEFREMDLEAMLTAVEQGKVDLAAAAITVSYDREKRMDFTHPFRSSGLGIAVKTHPQSREWSRVMSVVFSSMFLRIVSGLFAAMLLSGVAVYLFERRKNKDHFGGGVIRGICSGLWWAAVTLTTVGYGDKVPKTIPGRLIGFVWMFVGLFIIASFTAAVTSALTVTQLKSRIVGPADLSRVKVASVQSSTSEKYLRSRQIVFKKYPDIRAALEALKKGQVEAVVYDAPIMRYETNRHFEEEIQVLPVLFERQNYAIALPNESPLREPINRVILRLNGSPEWKSILADYLGEGFEQ; translated from the coding sequence ATGAAGCCTTTCAGGAGAGGTTTCCTTACTTTTCTCTCTGTCCTGATTCTGCTCGGTGGAATGGGGGCCTCTAGCTACGCACAAGCAGAGAAATCCATAAAGAAGTATGTTGTCGCAACTCGGGAAGTTCCCCCGTTTGCGATGAAGGGCGAGCATGGCGAGTGGATTGGCATCACGATTGAGTTACTGCGCGAGGTGAAGTCTGAGTTACAGAATGATTCTGAGCAGGAGATTCAATTCGAGTTTCGCGAAATGGATCTTGAAGCAATGCTTACAGCTGTGGAACAGGGCAAGGTTGATCTGGCGGCAGCCGCGATTACGGTGAGCTATGATCGGGAAAAGCGAATGGACTTCACGCATCCGTTCCGCAGCTCAGGACTTGGAATTGCGGTCAAAACCCATCCACAGAGCCGGGAATGGTCGCGCGTCATGTCGGTGGTCTTTTCGAGCATGTTTCTCAGGATTGTTTCCGGTCTGTTCGCGGCCATGCTGCTGAGTGGTGTCGCCGTCTATCTTTTTGAGCGAAGAAAGAATAAAGACCATTTTGGCGGGGGGGTGATTCGCGGCATTTGTTCCGGTTTGTGGTGGGCGGCCGTGACTTTGACGACCGTGGGGTATGGCGATAAAGTGCCGAAGACGATTCCCGGTAGACTGATCGGTTTTGTCTGGATGTTCGTGGGACTGTTTATTATTGCCAGTTTCACTGCAGCGGTCACTTCGGCATTAACGGTGACGCAACTCAAATCGCGAATCGTTGGGCCGGCTGACTTGTCGCGGGTCAAAGTTGCGAGCGTCCAAAGTTCGACATCAGAAAAGTATTTACGCTCTCGTCAGATCGTCTTTAAGAAGTATCCAGACATCCGGGCCGCCTTGGAAGCGTTAAAGAAAGGGCAGGTGGAGGCCGTCGTGTACGATGCCCCCATCATGCGCTATGAAACGAATCGTCACTTTGAGGAGGAAATCCAGGTTCTGCCGGTTTTGTTTGAGCGGCAAAACTATGCCATTGCGTTACCGAATGAGAGCCCGCTACGTGAACCCATCAACCGTGTGATTCTGCGTTTGAACGGCAGCCCGGAGTGGAAAAGTATTCTGGCAGATTATTTAGGTGAGGGGTTCGAACAATAA
- a CDS encoding DUF1501 domain-containing protein: MKHATSETTVSRRQWLKAAAGGLGGLALTGLAPQAKAAGLLSPKIAHYTPKAKRVIFLFINGGPSQFESFDYKPELKANGGKKGAKKGKLLAPLYDFAQHGESGMWISEAFPHLAKQTDQICMLNGMTGPSRAHPIAIPMLHTGEFKFQRPSFGAWVLYGLGTENQNLPGFFTIKPTRTFGGPANYGSAFLPSTFQATRLGWSGQSIKTAAISNLKSHHGLGANPEQTALALAQKMNQQLLGQTADVRGVIDSLDLSEQMRDAVPAVMDLTRESKATLDMYGINGGPSDDFGRQCLLARRLSESGVRFVEVSSTGWDHHSNLDKFKSKAETIDKPIAALLADLNQRGLLDETLVLWSGEFGRQPETQVLSGKETLGRDHNASGYTAWLAGGGTKGGLTHGTTDDLGYKTVAGEVHLHDLHATMLHLLGLDHKKLVYRFGGRDFRLTNIYGNVVHDIIA; the protein is encoded by the coding sequence ATGAAACATGCAACCTCAGAAACAACAGTGTCGCGACGTCAATGGCTCAAGGCTGCCGCCGGTGGCCTGGGTGGACTTGCTCTGACCGGTCTCGCACCGCAAGCGAAAGCCGCCGGTCTGCTTTCCCCGAAAATCGCCCATTACACTCCCAAAGCGAAGCGGGTAATCTTCCTGTTCATTAACGGTGGCCCTTCACAGTTCGAGTCGTTCGACTATAAACCGGAACTCAAAGCCAATGGCGGCAAGAAAGGTGCCAAGAAGGGAAAACTGTTGGCGCCCCTGTATGACTTTGCTCAGCACGGCGAAAGCGGCATGTGGATCTCCGAAGCGTTCCCGCACCTCGCAAAACAGACCGACCAGATCTGCATGCTCAACGGGATGACCGGTCCCAGCCGCGCCCATCCCATCGCCATCCCCATGCTGCACACCGGCGAATTCAAATTCCAGCGTCCCTCCTTCGGCGCCTGGGTTCTCTACGGACTAGGAACCGAAAACCAGAATCTCCCCGGCTTCTTCACGATCAAACCGACACGCACCTTCGGGGGACCGGCCAATTATGGAAGTGCGTTTCTTCCCAGTACGTTCCAGGCCACGCGACTCGGCTGGTCCGGGCAGTCTATCAAGACGGCTGCCATCAGCAATCTGAAATCGCATCACGGCCTGGGAGCGAATCCCGAACAAACGGCTCTGGCACTTGCGCAAAAAATGAACCAGCAACTACTGGGACAGACCGCCGATGTTCGCGGCGTGATTGATTCACTCGACCTCAGCGAACAGATGCGCGACGCCGTGCCCGCGGTAATGGATCTGACCCGCGAAAGCAAAGCAACGCTGGACATGTACGGCATCAACGGCGGACCGTCTGACGATTTCGGTCGCCAGTGCCTGCTGGCCCGACGCCTGAGTGAATCGGGAGTCCGCTTTGTCGAAGTCAGTTCCACCGGCTGGGACCATCACAGCAACCTCGATAAATTTAAATCCAAGGCCGAGACGATCGACAAACCGATTGCTGCGCTGCTGGCCGATTTGAATCAACGGGGACTGCTTGACGAAACGCTGGTCCTGTGGAGTGGTGAATTCGGCCGCCAGCCCGAAACCCAGGTCCTCTCCGGCAAAGAGACACTGGGGCGCGACCACAACGCCTCCGGTTACACCGCCTGGCTTGCCGGCGGCGGCACTAAAGGGGGTTTAACGCACGGCACCACGGATGACCTCGGTTATAAAACCGTCGCGGGCGAAGTCCATCTGCACGATCTGCATGCGACCATGCTGCATCTGCTCGGTCTGGATCACAAGAAGCTCGTCTACCGCTTCGGCGGCCGCGACTTCCGCCTGACCAACATTTACGGCAACGTCGTCCACGACATCATTGCCTGA
- a CDS encoding DUF1553 domain-containing protein, with product MMTRMLICLVSVLAIVLSGSSYLEAAPKAQKDNKGLELFKSKIEPVLVKHCYECHSRKGESVEGGLELDSPAGMMRGGDTGPMLKPHDLEHSSLIQMLKHEGDASGMPPEQKLPADIIAAFEEWIRLGCPDSRKETGPTLKEQRYQAAQKHWAFVSPKSVKPPAVKQTNWARNPVIDGFVLSAMEQQGLKPVQDANRLTLVRRVYFDLVGLPPTPAEVDAFLNDKSPDALAKLIDKLLASPRFGELWGRHWLDVVRFAESSGMEFNFTYPHAWPYRNYVIDAFNQDKPYNIFLQEQIAGDLIPAQPNESPEMIQARKIATSMLSFGPKRHNSRGTEFRMDIVDDQINTVCRATMALTVSCARCHDHKFDPIPTADYYSLAGIFLSTEPLYGTIKQKYSNTPTDLLPIGKNAQTLHAAAEAYDKQLQETEKQLTAQTDALKKAKDAQKLAAAEHKKYEQLVATTVVDPAKPNAGNQPSQADVDQKQAKLNKANDLVTSLTSEVATLKTKVAELKKNAPARPHYAMSARDRKKPADTYIAVRGDFREKGDVVPRGFLSAIKIENTPSIAASHSGRLELAQWITSEQNPITARVMVNRIWHHLFGRGLVPSVDNFGVIGKQPTHPELLDALALQFVQEGWSTKQMIRTIMLSRAYQLSSTPNPANMEIDPDNRLLWRASPRRLEAEAIRDAILTVSGQLDFNRPTTSTVTPLGDKLARSIPMEKLQPPSNHRSVYLPVVRDYVPELFDLFDFPSPSLVSGNRAVTNVPAQALYLRNSQFITDQSRHAAQRLLADKQAGDDAAKVKLAMRWALARTPTAEEQAGALQLIQQVRQSTDPKKKTAEVDAWAAWFQTLYMTAEFRFLVDAR from the coding sequence ATGATGACTCGTATGCTGATCTGTCTCGTTTCGGTATTGGCAATCGTTCTTTCTGGTAGCTCCTATTTAGAAGCTGCCCCCAAAGCCCAGAAAGACAACAAAGGTCTTGAGCTGTTCAAATCGAAGATTGAACCGGTTCTGGTCAAGCACTGCTACGAATGCCATTCCCGCAAAGGCGAAAGTGTGGAAGGGGGCCTCGAACTCGACTCCCCGGCCGGCATGATGCGGGGCGGCGATACCGGCCCGATGCTCAAGCCGCACGATCTCGAACATAGTTCGCTGATTCAAATGCTCAAACACGAAGGCGATGCTTCCGGAATGCCTCCCGAGCAGAAACTTCCCGCTGATATCATCGCCGCCTTTGAAGAGTGGATTCGTCTCGGCTGTCCCGACTCCCGCAAAGAGACCGGCCCCACTCTTAAAGAACAACGTTACCAGGCGGCACAAAAACACTGGGCCTTCGTGTCCCCCAAATCAGTCAAACCGCCTGCCGTCAAACAGACCAACTGGGCTCGCAATCCGGTTATCGATGGCTTCGTGCTCTCTGCCATGGAACAGCAGGGATTGAAGCCGGTTCAAGATGCCAATCGACTCACGCTGGTCCGCCGCGTCTATTTCGATCTCGTCGGCCTCCCCCCGACGCCCGCCGAAGTCGATGCGTTTCTGAATGACAAATCGCCGGACGCCCTCGCCAAACTCATTGACAAACTGCTCGCTTCCCCTCGCTTCGGCGAACTCTGGGGACGGCACTGGCTGGATGTCGTCCGTTTCGCCGAATCGAGCGGCATGGAATTTAACTTCACCTATCCGCACGCCTGGCCTTACCGCAACTATGTCATCGATGCCTTCAACCAGGATAAACCGTACAACATTTTTCTGCAGGAACAAATCGCTGGCGACCTGATACCGGCCCAACCCAATGAATCTCCGGAGATGATCCAAGCCCGCAAGATTGCCACCAGCATGCTGTCCTTCGGCCCCAAACGACACAATTCGCGCGGCACCGAATTCCGTATGGACATCGTCGACGATCAGATCAACACGGTCTGCCGCGCGACGATGGCGCTGACTGTCTCCTGTGCCCGTTGTCACGATCACAAGTTCGATCCGATTCCGACGGCCGACTACTACTCCCTCGCCGGCATCTTTTTAAGCACCGAGCCCCTGTATGGCACGATCAAGCAGAAATACAGCAACACTCCCACCGATCTGCTCCCCATCGGCAAAAATGCCCAGACTCTACACGCTGCCGCGGAAGCTTATGACAAACAGCTGCAGGAAACCGAAAAGCAACTGACGGCTCAAACCGACGCCCTCAAGAAAGCAAAAGACGCACAAAAACTGGCCGCCGCCGAACATAAAAAGTACGAACAACTGGTGGCCACCACGGTCGTGGATCCCGCAAAGCCAAATGCCGGCAACCAACCTTCGCAGGCAGATGTCGATCAGAAACAGGCGAAGTTAAACAAAGCCAACGATCTTGTTACCAGTCTGACCAGTGAAGTCGCCACGTTAAAAACAAAAGTGGCTGAGTTGAAAAAGAACGCACCTGCCCGACCGCATTACGCGATGAGCGCCCGCGATCGCAAGAAACCCGCAGACACGTATATCGCCGTCCGCGGCGACTTCCGCGAAAAGGGAGACGTGGTTCCCCGTGGTTTTCTGAGTGCAATCAAAATCGAAAATACTCCCTCAATTGCAGCCAGCCACAGCGGTCGCCTGGAACTCGCCCAGTGGATCACCAGCGAGCAAAACCCGATAACTGCCCGCGTAATGGTCAATCGGATCTGGCATCACCTGTTCGGTCGCGGCCTTGTTCCTTCTGTTGATAACTTCGGCGTGATCGGCAAACAGCCCACGCACCCCGAACTGCTCGACGCTCTCGCATTGCAATTCGTGCAGGAAGGCTGGTCGACGAAACAGATGATTCGCACGATCATGCTCAGCCGCGCTTATCAGTTAAGCAGCACTCCCAATCCCGCCAACATGGAAATTGATCCCGATAACCGTCTGCTCTGGCGAGCGTCACCCCGTCGCCTCGAAGCCGAAGCGATTCGTGATGCCATCCTGACCGTCAGCGGACAACTCGATTTCAATCGCCCCACAACTTCAACGGTGACCCCACTGGGCGATAAGCTGGCCCGCAGCATTCCCATGGAAAAGCTGCAGCCCCCCAGTAATCATCGCAGCGTCTATCTGCCGGTGGTTCGCGATTACGTTCCCGAACTGTTTGATCTGTTCGACTTCCCCTCACCCAGTCTGGTGAGTGGAAACCGGGCGGTCACCAACGTTCCCGCGCAGGCACTTTACCTGCGGAATTCCCAGTTCATCACCGATCAATCCCGACACGCGGCTCAGCGTCTATTAGCAGATAAACAGGCGGGCGACGACGCAGCCAAAGTAAAACTGGCGATGCGGTGGGCGCTGGCGCGAACACCGACGGCAGAGGAACAGGCTGGAGCCTTGCAACTGATTCAGCAGGTCCGTCAGTCTACTGATCCGAAAAAGAAAACCGCCGAAGTCGACGCCTGGGCCGCCTGGTTCCAGACATTGTATATGACTGCCGAATTCCGTTTTCTCGTTGATGCCCGATAA
- a CDS encoding Lpg1974 family pore-forming outer membrane protein, giving the protein MFLKQCYIVAIVVLFLVARVNLVWAGEAPAMETPPPPAPVITEEIQAPAEIPFESAAPTEWVPADANLDLTLRIGVPDLRPGWQIDVGALFLKPSSNNLGYAVLTTYKNPGAPEPLASPYWEIQSVTTSYQPGFEVGSTYTYQNTGRDFQLDWQHLRTSNHSAISALSGTQWVSPFSQTGPGSADTYADLEDNDGVNKLRRAEGIAKYAYDAVNLDFGQHVDFGSSLDLRLFAGLSFARLQETVESSFYGDPPEPAAVFPASVPLILSLDNTSTFTGVGPRFGVDSLYQTQGGLRFTGQIGAALLVGRTEPSQYVFGAVAEDLAALGISYNQQQVTSGGFTQVVYSADAKLGIGFEHIFSGGNSFSIDAGYQASVYADPFAGYATNHNVLPVQIGSLSTASVRQTNSNFTLHGFYLNLTLQW; this is encoded by the coding sequence ATGTTTCTAAAGCAATGTTACATTGTAGCCATCGTGGTGCTGTTTCTGGTTGCGCGAGTGAATCTCGTGTGGGCAGGGGAAGCACCAGCCATGGAAACACCGCCACCTCCTGCTCCCGTCATCACGGAAGAAATCCAGGCACCCGCCGAGATTCCTTTCGAATCAGCCGCTCCCACTGAATGGGTTCCCGCCGATGCGAATCTCGATCTTACATTGAGGATCGGCGTTCCCGATCTGAGACCGGGTTGGCAGATCGACGTCGGGGCTCTGTTCCTGAAGCCGAGCAGTAACAACCTCGGTTATGCTGTCCTGACCACATACAAAAATCCGGGTGCACCGGAACCGCTGGCTTCTCCCTATTGGGAAATTCAATCGGTAACAACCAGCTATCAGCCCGGCTTTGAGGTGGGATCGACTTACACGTATCAGAACACCGGCCGCGATTTTCAACTCGACTGGCAGCATTTGCGAACGTCCAATCACAGTGCGATCTCTGCTCTAAGTGGAACACAATGGGTTTCTCCCTTCTCACAAACCGGCCCGGGTTCGGCGGACACGTATGCTGATTTAGAAGACAACGACGGGGTGAATAAACTGAGGAGAGCCGAGGGGATTGCCAAGTATGCTTATGATGCGGTGAACCTCGATTTCGGACAGCATGTCGATTTTGGTTCTTCGCTCGACCTGAGGTTATTTGCCGGGTTGAGCTTTGCCCGTTTGCAGGAAACCGTGGAATCTTCGTTTTACGGCGATCCACCCGAACCGGCGGCGGTGTTTCCCGCGTCAGTTCCCTTAATCCTCTCGTTGGATAACACGTCGACGTTTACCGGCGTTGGCCCGCGGTTTGGTGTTGATAGTCTGTACCAGACTCAAGGGGGGCTGCGTTTTACCGGGCAGATCGGAGCGGCACTCTTAGTTGGACGGACCGAGCCTTCCCAATATGTATTTGGCGCCGTCGCCGAGGATCTGGCTGCGCTCGGAATCTCCTATAATCAGCAGCAGGTGACCAGCGGCGGTTTTACGCAGGTGGTCTATTCAGCTGATGCCAAACTGGGAATCGGTTTCGAACACATCTTTTCTGGCGGCAATTCCTTCTCCATCGACGCCGGCTATCAGGCGTCCGTCTACGCCGATCCATTCGCGGGCTACGCGACGAATCACAACGTCCTGCCGGTCCAGATCGGTTCGCTCTCGACCGCCAGCGTCCGCCAGACCAACAGCAACTTCACTCTGCATGGTTTTTATCTGAACCTCACCCTGCAGTGGTGA